A part of Pseudomonas sp. HR96 genomic DNA contains:
- the hisB gene encoding imidazoleglycerol-phosphate dehydratase HisB: protein MVERKASVERNTLETQVKASINLDGTGKARFAIGVPFLEHMLDQIARHGLIDLDIECKGDLEIDDHHTVEDVGITLGQAFSQAVGDKKGIFRYGHAYVPLDEALSRVVIDFSGRPGLQMHVPYTRATVGGFDVDLFQEFFQGFVNHANVTLHIDNLRGHNTHHQIETVFKAFGRALRMAITRDERMAGQTPSTKGVL, encoded by the coding sequence ATGGTCGAACGTAAGGCGTCCGTCGAGCGCAATACCCTGGAAACCCAGGTCAAAGCCTCGATCAACCTGGATGGCACCGGCAAGGCCCGATTTGCAATCGGTGTGCCTTTCCTGGAGCACATGCTGGACCAGATCGCCCGCCACGGGCTGATCGACCTCGACATCGAGTGCAAGGGCGACCTTGAAATCGACGATCACCATACCGTCGAAGACGTCGGTATCACCCTCGGCCAGGCCTTCAGCCAGGCTGTCGGCGACAAGAAAGGCATCTTCCGCTACGGCCACGCCTACGTCCCGCTGGACGAAGCGCTGTCGCGCGTGGTCATCGACTTCTCCGGCCGCCCCGGCCTGCAGATGCACGTGCCCTACACCCGCGCCACCGTCGGCGGATTCGACGTCGACCTGTTCCAGGAATTCTTCCAGGGCTTCGTCAACCACGCCAATGTCACCCTGCACATCGACAACCTGCGCGGGCACAACACCCACCACCAGATCGAGACCGTGTTCAAGGCCTTCGGCCGCGCCCTGCGCATGGCCATCACCCGTGACGAGCGCATGGCCGGCCAGACCCCGTCGACCAAGGGCGTGCTCTGA
- a CDS encoding OFA family MFS transporter, whose amino-acid sequence MSSISAASARATEPAFLSKERIIAKPGFNRWLVPPAALAIHLCIGMAYGFSVFWLPLSKAVGTACPADMSFLSQMVSSSCDWPISMLGWIYTLFFIFLGCSAAIWGGWLEHAGPRKAGVVSALCWCGGLLISALGVYTHQIWLMWIGSGVIGGIGLGLGYISPVSTLIKWFPDKRGMATGMAIMGFGGGAMVGAPLATGLMGYFASPGNVGVWQSFVVMAVIYFIFMVGGALAYRVPPTGWKPAGWTAPVKKVANAMITNRHVHVSVAWKTPQFRLVWLVLCLNVSAGIGILGMASPLLQEVFGGKLLGVDTPFGQLSGDQLKAIAAIAAGFTGLLSLFNIGGRFFWASFSDYIGRKNTYFVFFVLGVVLYSLVPNLGHLGLIGLFVAAFCVVLSMYGGGFATVPAYLADLFGTQMVGAIHGRLLTAWAAAGVLGPVLVNYLREYQLSHGVDRAAAYDITLYILAGLLALGFVCNLLVRPVADKYFMTDAELKAEQALGHDKGADGSTVLEWSAAPSSKPMVIAAWLAVGIPLIWGISVTLSKTAVLFH is encoded by the coding sequence ATGAGCAGTATCTCAGCAGCAAGCGCGAGGGCCACAGAGCCGGCGTTTCTGTCCAAGGAGCGCATCATCGCCAAGCCAGGCTTCAATCGCTGGCTGGTACCCCCGGCGGCCTTGGCCATCCACCTGTGCATCGGCATGGCCTACGGCTTCTCGGTGTTCTGGCTGCCGTTGTCCAAGGCGGTCGGCACCGCCTGCCCGGCCGACATGAGCTTCCTCAGCCAGATGGTTTCGTCCAGCTGCGACTGGCCGATCTCCATGCTGGGCTGGATCTACACCCTGTTCTTCATCTTCCTCGGCTGCTCGGCAGCCATCTGGGGTGGCTGGCTGGAACACGCCGGGCCGCGCAAGGCGGGTGTGGTCTCGGCGCTGTGCTGGTGCGGCGGCCTGCTGATTTCGGCCTTGGGGGTGTATACCCACCAGATCTGGCTGATGTGGATCGGCAGCGGGGTGATCGGCGGTATCGGCCTGGGCCTGGGCTACATCTCGCCGGTGTCGACCCTGATCAAGTGGTTCCCGGACAAGCGCGGCATGGCCACCGGCATGGCGATCATGGGCTTTGGCGGTGGCGCCATGGTCGGTGCTCCGCTGGCCACCGGCCTGATGGGCTACTTCGCTTCGCCGGGTAATGTCGGCGTGTGGCAGAGCTTCGTGGTGATGGCGGTGATCTACTTCATCTTCATGGTCGGCGGCGCGCTGGCCTACCGCGTGCCGCCTACCGGCTGGAAACCGGCCGGCTGGACCGCACCGGTGAAGAAGGTCGCCAACGCGATGATCACCAACCGTCACGTGCACGTCAGCGTGGCCTGGAAGACCCCGCAATTCCGCCTGGTATGGCTGGTGCTGTGCCTGAACGTGTCGGCCGGTATCGGCATCCTCGGCATGGCCTCGCCGCTGCTGCAGGAAGTGTTCGGCGGCAAGCTGCTGGGCGTCGACACCCCGTTCGGCCAGTTGTCGGGCGACCAGCTCAAGGCTATCGCGGCCATCGCGGCCGGCTTCACCGGCCTGCTGAGCCTCTTCAACATCGGCGGTCGCTTCTTCTGGGCGTCGTTCTCCGACTACATCGGGCGCAAGAACACCTATTTCGTGTTCTTCGTGCTGGGCGTGGTGCTCTACTCGCTGGTGCCGAACCTCGGCCACCTGGGCCTGATCGGCCTGTTCGTGGCGGCGTTCTGCGTGGTGCTGTCGATGTACGGCGGCGGTTTCGCCACTGTGCCGGCCTACCTGGCCGACCTGTTCGGTACGCAGATGGTCGGTGCCATCCACGGTCGCCTGCTGACTGCCTGGGCGGCCGCAGGCGTGCTGGGTCCGGTGCTGGTCAACTACCTGCGCGAGTACCAGCTGAGCCATGGCGTGGACCGCGCGGCGGCCTACGACATCACCCTGTACATCCTTGCCGGCCTGCTGGCGCTGGGCTTTGTCTGCAACCTGCTGGTGCGTCCGGTGGCCGACAAGTACTTCATGACCGATGCCGAGCTCAAGGCCGAGCAGGCGCTGGGCCATGACAAGGGCGCCGACGGTTCCACCGTGCTGGAGTGGAGCGCCGCGCCGAGCAGCAAGCCGATGGTGATCGCGGCCTGGCTGGCCGTGGGTATCCCGTTGATCTGGGGTATCTCGGTAACGCTGTCGAAGACCGCTGTGCTGTTTCATTAA